The Myxococcales bacterium genome includes the window TACGAGCTGGGCTTGCGAGGCGATCGCGGCGGCGGTATCGAGCACGCACAGCACGCGGCCGTGCGCGGCCTGCAGCGCAGGCGCAAATAGCGAATGGGCGGCAACGTGCACCGGCGGCCGCAGCTCGCACGTGGCAGGCATCGGCGGCAATAAGGTCATCAGCGCATTGCAGTTGTCGCCGCTGCCGAGATCGATCGGAATGATCTCGAGCGAAATCGCCGCGGGCGCAAACGCCGCGTGCAGCGCCTGAACCGCCGGCAAGATGCTGTCTTCGTCGTCGCGATACAGCAGCAGCGCGCTGACGTCGAGCAAAGCGGAAGACGGCGAGGCGTTCATGGTGGGTAAGGCGGACGCACGCGACGGCGTTCGCTAACAATGACGCGGCGCGCCGTTTCGATCAAGTCGCAGGCTCGAACTTAAGCATGCCAGTGTGACCACAGCGCAGGTCCGACAGCGTCCCAGCCCAGGTCCGCGCGCAACGTCGCTACCTGAACAACCGCACCTGAACATCGGACCCTGGTTGAGGTTACTGGCGGCCCAGCGATGCCGTGTGCAATAGTTTCGATGGCTTGCGACATCGACGCAGGATCGTGGAGGACGACCTGATAGGCTTGGGCGGCGAGTTTCGGGTCTGCGCTTAAGCCGGCGAGGCCGCCGCTGCCGCTGTGGATAAGTGGGATGCCGGCGGTGAGGGCTTCAAGGGCGACGACGGGCATACCCTCGCCGCGGGAGGTCGCGGTCGCGACGCGCGATGGCAAGACCACGGCGTCGGTCACGGCGTATTCGTCGTCTAGGGCGCCGCCGTCAAGCGCGCCGCGAAACAGCACGCGGTGTTGCGGCGCGGAAGCGTGAAGGGAATCGGCCTGCCCTTGCAAGGCCGAGCGCAACGGCCCATCGCCGACGATGGTCAGCTCGCATGGCCGCGCGACGTCGCGGAGCGTCGCAAACAATTGATCGACTCCCTTTACCGCGACCAAGCGCGCGACGACGAGCAGGCGAAATGGCCGATCGCCGAGGGGCTCGCGCGCCGCGACTACCGCGTTGCCGGCCCGCCGCGCGGCGATGGCGGCAAAGCGATCGCCATCGACGCCCATCGCGCTGACGATTGATCGCGCGCTGACGATGGCGCGAAGGTCGGGCCCACACGCAGCCAGCGCCTGATCGCGCAGCGGCGTGCTTACCCATGCAATTCGCGCCTCAAGCGCAACCAGTCGCGCCAAGGCAGCTGGAAGCAATCCGCTGCGCGCAAGCAAAGCCACGTCGCCACCATGAGCGATGGCCAAGAACGGTACACCCCGCGCTCCGCGCGCCCGCCACGCCGCCAGCGCCCCAACGGTCGCGGCAGGCACTAGCCAATGCGCGCATATCGCATCCCACCGCGGTGCGGCGCGCCATGCCTGCCGCATCATCGTCGCCGTGCCCCGCGCCAGGCCGGCGACGTCACGAGTCATTAACGCGGCGCGCGCTACGGCTGGCAAAGCCAGATGGGCCTCAAACGCGTCGGGAATGCCAATTGCGGCGCTTTTGCGCGGCAGCGCGATGACGTCGACGACGTGCCCCTGCGCCTCTAGCCATCGCACGTGTGCTTGCACGAACATGCCCGCCACGTCGCCATGCCACCGCGGAAACGACGACGTGATCACCCCGATGCGCATGCGTGGTAGCCCTAGCGTACGCCGCGCCGCCACGGCGCCCGCGCCCGCACCGCCGCGCGCGCGAGTAAAAATGGCAACGGGTGCAAAGCCGCCTTTGGCGAAATGCCGCTGCGCCAGTTTTGTCCGTAAACCGGACGAACCGGCACATCGACGACGCGGGCGCGCCGCGCCGCGAGCAGGCCGAGCAAGTCGCCCGGATAGCCGTAGCGCGGGTAGAGCTGCGCGATCGGCAGGCGCTGAAGCATCCGCCGCGAGATCGCGGTGTAGCCACACTGCGAATCAAAGACGTCATAGCCCACCGCCGCCCGCGTCGCGAGCGACAGCACAATGTTGCCCACCTGGCGGGTGCGCGGCATCTCGCGCCACACCGCATCGCCCTCAAAGCGATTGCCCTTGGCGTAGTCAGCGACGCCCTCCACCACCGGCGCGAGCAAGGACGGCAGGTCATCGCCATGCATTTGGCCATCGCCGGCCATCACCGCGATCACGTCGACGTCGGGGTGGCGCGCCAACACCTGGGCATAGCCGGTGGAAAGGCTTGCGCCGACGCCGCCGTTTTGCGCGTGCGAAATCACTTCGCAAACGCCCACTTGATGTGGTGCCATCGCAGCACACGATGCCGTGTCATCGCGCGAGGCATCGTCGATGACGACGAGCACGTCGACCAACGCGGGCACCGCCGCGATCGCCGCGGCGATCTTGTCGGCCTCATTGTAGGCCGGCATTACCACCGCAATCTTGGCACCTAAGAACACGGCGCAACCTAGCGATTTTTGTGCGCCTGGGCCAGCGGCGCCCGATGCAATAACGATGTCATAGCGCGGTGCTACACAGCCTGCACAAAAGGAATCCTATGGCAGGCGTCAACAAAGTTATCCTCGTCGGGCATTTGGGCGCTGACCCCGAATTGCGCTACACCCCAAGCGGCCAAGGCGTCTGCGAATTGCGGCTTGCCACCAGCGAGTCGTGGAACGACAAGAACGGGCAAAAGCAAGAGCGCACCGAATGGCACCGCGTGGTGGTGTGGGGCAAGCGCGCCGAGATTTGCTCGAAATATCTCAACAAGGGTCGTCAGGTGTTTGTCGAAGGCCGGCTGCAAACGCGCTCCTACGACGATAAAGAAGGCCACAAGCGCTACACCACCGAGATCATCGCCAACGACGTCCAGTTTCTTGGCGGCGGCAAGGGTGAAGGCGGCGGCGCACGCCCAGCTGGCGCGGCCACCGACGCCCCGCCTGCCAATGAAGACATGGGCGCCTTTGGCGGCTACAATGGCGGCACGCCCGACGACGATATTCCGTTCTGATCGGTTACGCTTAGGACCTGACGCTTCTGATTAGCGTCGCGCTATGGGTCAATCAGGCATTTCATCGCGGGCAGCCGCTTGGGTTGTGCCGCTTGCTGCGGCTAGCGATGCGCATGGCAATAAAGCAGCGGGCCTCGCCCGGCTCGTGCGCGCCGCGCAGCGTGAGCATGCAAGTGAGTTTGAGGTGCCAAGAGGTGTCGCGATATCAATCGAGGCACATGCGGCGTGGTTGGCGGAGCCAGGAGCTGCGGACGCGGTGCTGGTGGCAACGTCGCAGGCGGCGCTTAGGTCCGGTGGACTGGTAGGTGCGGCAGGGTCGCGATGGATCGTGCGGTCGTCGTCGCGCGGTGAAGATGGTGCCTCGCGCACAGGCGCCGGGGTGTTTGAATCCATTGAGATCCTTGGACTAGACGAGTTGGCGGGTGCCATCGCCGTGATTTGGCGCAGCGCTCACGGCGACGTCGCCAAGGCCTATGGCGTCGCCGGCGCGCCCATGGGCGTGGTGGTACAGCGCTTTCAAGCCGGCGCCAGCGTGGTGGCGCATGTCATGCCAGGGGCAACCTCGGTCTTGCAGTGGCGCGAACCGGGCGCGGCGTCGCCGTTGGCGTGGACGTTTTCCAACGCGCCGAATTACGCGCAAGGCGCCGTGCGTGCGGCGCGCGCCATCCACGACGTCATGGGGTTTGCCAACGGCACCGATATTGAGCTGGTAGTGAAAGATGACAAGGTGTTTGCGGTGCAAGCGCGGCCCTTGCCGCCGCGGCACGTTCGAGTTGCGAACACACCAGAGCCAACGATTTTCGCGTTTTCGCGCGAGATGCCTGAGGTGATTTGGAAGCTCGACATCACCCACAATCCCGCGCCGCTTTCGCTGGCACAAACCGAGTTGGTTCATCACGTGGTGCGCACGGGATGGTCGCCAACGCCACTGCGCGTGGTGGGTGGATATTTGTACTATGCGAACCAACGTGCTGAACCCGCGGCAACGCCAACGCCGCGCACCGCCGATGAACTCCGCGCCGCGATGACGCCCTTGGCCGCCGACATCGAGGCTGGCTTGGCCGTGCCGACGGCGGCGCCGTCACTGCATGAAGCGCTTGCGGTCTATGGCGCGTTCTATCAACGGTGGACAACCGCCGTGGTGCCGCTGCTACGCGCGGCGCGGACGCATGTCGCGGCGGACGGACAACAAGCTATTGCAAGCGCCTCGCGCGCCAACGCGCCTGCGGCGATCTTGCGGCAAATGGCTCACGGGCAGCGCACACTCGCCGACGGCATGGCGCTGCTGGCGAACGTAGCCTCGGCGTGGGATGTCGCGGCGCCAACGTGGGGCGAAGAGCCGGCGCGCGTTGCCGCGTGGGTCGCGCACTATCGCGGCGAAAGCGATCATCGCGATAAGACACCAACCGAGGGACTTGCCGCCGAGCTCGCCTATTGGGAAGAGGCCGACGACTATTGGTTCTATGCGGCGCAAGCGATCGTGCGGCGCGCGCTGCTCGCGATGGGTCACGCGCGCGGCATCGGCGCCGACGTCATGTGGGTGCCGTGGGCGGTCTTGGCTAGTCCGGCGCTAACGGCGGTGGAACTCACCGAACTCGCGCAACAACATCGCGCCGCGCAAGCCGAGGCTACGCGTCTGGCTATGCCGCTCGCCTTTGCCAATGGTCAAGCCCTCGCGCCCACGGCAAACGCGGCGGACCGCAACCGCTTTGCCGGCACCAGCGTCGGCGGCATTTCGCTGCCCGCTGGTGGCCTCATCGGCGTCGTCGTAAATTTAGCGCACCGCGATGGCCTTGCACTTGTCGATGTCGCCGATCGCATTGTCATCTGCGCCAACATCACGCCCGCCACCGCGCTAGCCGTCGCCGGCGCCCGCGCGATCGTCGCGGTCACCGGCGGCCCGCTCGATCATGGCGCCGCCATCGCGCACGAGCTCGGCATGCCAACCATCGTCGGTTGCGCCGGCTGCACCACCATTCCCGACGGCGCGGTTGTTGCACTCCAGTGCCGACGGCGAAGTGACCGTGGTGGCCTAGCGCCACTTAAAACATTTCCGAGAGGCGCGACCAAACGCGCTTGAAGGCGCCGTTGCGCGGCTCGGACGACATCGAGCGATATTGCACGCGGGGTGCGCGCTCGAGGCCGGCGCCGTGGCAGACCAGGCCAACGCCCGCGGAAAACGAGGGCGACTTAACGAGATCGATGAGCCCGCCAATGCGCGTCGGCATCGCGCGGCGCGTCGGCAAGCCGAGCACCGCTTCGGCGACGTCGCACATGCCCTCGAGCGAGGTGGTGCCGCCGGTGAGCACGACGCCCGCGGCCAAAATATCGAAGTAGCCCGAGCGCATCAGCTCGCGCTTGCAGTGTTCGAAGATCTCCTCGACGCGCGGCTCGATGACGTTGACCAATTGGCTGCGCGGCAGGACGCGCGGGCCACGGCCGCCAACCGATGGCACCTCCATGGTCTCGCCGTCGTCAACCAGCGCACGGCTGGCGCAACCGTAGCGGCGCTTGATCTTTTCCGCAGAATCGAGCGGCGTGCGCAGCACGGTCGCGATGTCGTTGGTGATGTGGCCGCCGCCGAGAGGCAGCACCGCCGAGTGCACCAGGGCGCCATCCGAGAACACGACGATGTCGCAGGTGCCGCCGCCAATATCGATCAGCGCGACGCCGAGTTCTTTTCGTCGTCTTCGAGCACGGCTTGCGCCGAGGCGTAAGGCTCGAGCACGATCTCGGCGACCTGCAGCCCGCAACGATTGGCGCATTTAACGACGTTCTGCGCGCTCGAAACCGCCGTCGTGACGATATGTACCTTCGCCTCAAGGCGCACGCCAGCCATGCCAAGCGGATCGCGAATGCCATCTTGGTCATCGACCACGTATTGGTGCGGCAAGACGTGCAGCACCTCGCGATCCATCGGAATCGCCACCGCCTTGGCGGCCTCGAGCACGCGCGCGACGTCAGAGTCGCGGACCTCTTTGTCCTTGACCGCAACGATGCCGTGCGAGTTCATGCCGCGAATGTGCGCGCCCGAAATGCCGGCATAGACCGACGTGATTTCGCAGCCCGCCATATTTTCGGCCTCGTCGACGGCCTGCTGAATCGCCGCCACCGTAGCATCAATATTGACCACCACGCCGCGGCGCAGCCCCTTGGACGGCGCGGTGCCAACCCCGATGATATCGACGCCGTCATCACTTACCTCTCCGACGACGCAGGCGATCTTGGTGGTGCCGATATCCAGGCCGACGATGATGGGGTTGTTTTGTGGTTTCGCCATGGTTATTTCGCAAAGGCAACGGTGACGTAGTTGGTACGCGTTTGGTTATCGAGGTAAAGCGCGCGCACCGCGGCGCGTTCGCCGGGTGCGACGGCTTCATAGCTAGCGGTAAACTTGGCGAGCATGGCTTCGACCTGTTCGGCGTCGATCACGCCGACGTGGAGCGCGATGCCGCCCGCGCGGGTATACAGCGTGTAGGCATCGTCGTGCTCGATCCTCACTTCGCCTATGACGGCGTGCGCGGCGCGCGCCGAAGCGAGCTGGTTCCACCGCGCAAGGAGCGCACATGCCCGCGCGATCGCCGCCGCCGCAACATCTTCATCATCGCCAAACGCCGCGCGATCGAGGCCGGAGATCACCGGCAGGCCCATGAGCTCGCCGGTCTTGGTATCGCCGCGCTTAAAGAGGCGACCGTCGGCGTCCACGAGATAGAGGCCGTCGGCGTTTACGGCGGCCACGGCGACGCGCTCGGTCACTTCAATCTCGAGCGTGTCCGGGAGCTGGCGGCTGACCGACGCCTGCCGTACCCACGGCAAGCGCTCCAGCCGTTGCTCGACGCCCTCGACATCGAGCGCAAAAATGTTGCCGCCAAGACTAACGCCGGCGACGGCAACTACATCCGCCTCGGCCATGTGATTGGTGCCGTGAACTTCGAAGCGCGCGATGGCAAACCGCGGCGACGTGCGCAAGAATCGATAGCCGCTAAAGAGGGCGCCGCCGAGCGCCACCAACGCCAGCGTTGCCAACGTGGCAGGCAGCATCCGGACCACGACGGCGCCGACGAGACGCCACGCCGCCCCAAGCAATTCCCTCAGCGAACGCCGGCGGCGATTAGCTCTTCCGGTGGTCGGTCGGCGCCTCGCGCGAACCGCAGCACCGGCGCCCACTTGGGGATCCGTCCGTTGCGCGGTGATGCGAGCCATCATCTGCCACTATCCACACGGGCAAATTTGGCGCAAACTTTTTGCCTTCGGCGGAAAATGTTTTTAGCCCATCCAGCAGCGGCCTGCGGGGTCACACTACCTGTAGCGGCTGCGCTTGCAACGTCCTCACGTTTGCGTGCCGCATGTAAGCAGATGCGCGCGCACGGGTGGTAGGCGCGCGACTATTCGTTGGAGACTTTCTCACGCGGGTCGTCGTCGTCGAAATCGGCGACCGTAATGCTGAACCCAGAGCTTTTGCTTGAGCCCTCGCCGCTTGCCGAGCCCTTGCTTGCGCGGCGCGGTTTTGAACGTTTGGTGCTCTTTTTTGCGCCCGCAGTCGCGGTGGTCTTGGGCGCGGCGGTGGCTGTGGGCTTGCGCTTGATTACTTGCGCCGCGGCGGGTGTTGCGGCCAAGAGGAGCGCCGCCGCCGCGAAGGCCATGAGTAAGGTTTTCGAAAACATCAGGCAAATTATACCAGACGTCCACGGCGACCAATATGTGGGAGTGAGGAGCCGATGTAGGTGAGGCTAGGCGCCGCTGTTCGCGCCAACGTCACCGCCGCGGCAGGGTCGCCGGATCGACTTGTAAATCCCGTAGCTTAACTCCGTGCGTGTAGACCAAGTTGCTCGGCGCGCCGCGCTGGCCCTTGCTGTGCTCACCGCGGTCGGTTGCTTTAACGCCGGGCGGGACCTGCCACGGGATTTCTGCGTTTGGAAAGCCCGCGCTGGTCGCATATGTAAACCGCGCCCACAGCGGCACCGCAATTAAATACGCCGCGTCGTCGAGGCCAAGCGGCCGCCGGCGCTCATCGTCGCCCACCCACACTGCCGTGATAAAGCGCGACGTATACGCAATAAATGAGACATCCATCGTATCGCTCGAGGTGCCGGTCTTGCCCGCCGCGGGAATGCCGGTCTGCCGCACCACGGTCGAAAAGCCACGGCTGACCACTTGCGCCAGCAGCTTGCTGGTTAGATACGCCGCACGAGCGGGAATGGCCTGAACCGCAGGCGCGCCGCCGACTGCCGCCATGCGATCCAGGCGCTCGCTGCCGCGCAAATACGGATCCGCGACCACCGTGTGATCCTCGATGGCATTGCCCTGGTTGTCGAGCACGCGGCGCGCGAACACCCACTTCAGCGCGCGTCCGTTGCGCGCAAACAGCGCGAACGCGTGCACCATCTCATGCAGATAGGTGCACGAGGCCCCAAGCGCGAGCGCCTTGTCGGCGATGATCTCGGAGGTAAAGCCCAGCTTGCGCGCCCAGGCCTCGACCTCTTTGGCACCGAGCTTGGAAAAAATATCGACCGAGGGAATGTTTTTTGAAAACACCAACGCGTATTCGAGCGTGACCTCGTGATCGATGGTGCCATGCAAGTTAAGGGGAATCCACACCTCGCCAGTCACCGGGTCGACTTGCGCCACCGGCACGTCGTTGAGCATGGTGTCAAAGCCGTAGCCCTCTTCCATGGCGAGCGAGTAGTAGATGGGCTTGTAGGTCGAGCCGGGCTGGCGGCACGCCTGATAGGCGCGATTAAACACCGAACGCGAAAAGTCGCTGCCGCCGACCATCGCCGCGACGTAACCGGTTTGATGATCGGCCGAAAAGATGGCGGTCTGCGGATATGGCGGCTGCTCAAGCGTCACCACGTTCGCGTTGGCGGCATCCCACGCCGCCTCGTCCTGCGCCGGCTTCCACTGCGGATTGGAGCCATCAGGCACATGCCACTCGCGATACTTACCGCGCTGATGCGTCTCGCGCTGCACCCACACCACGTCGCCGACGCGCAGCGCCGACGCGACGCTGCTAATGACGCGATCGTTGACCGCCTCGCGCTCGCTCCACTTGGCCGCCCACGCCATGTTGCGCAGTGGCAGCGTGACGACGCGCGGGCCAATACGCAGCTGCGCCACACTCGGCGCGACGCTCTCGACCAGCGCGAGATAGCGGCGGCCTAGCTCGAGCTCGCCCTCGCCATACAGCGCCGTCTGCCGCCCAACAAATTCTTTGGTAGCCGCCGGCGTCAGCTTCGCCTCGGGCCCACGCCAACCTTGGCGCTTATCTTGCCGGCGTGCGCCAAACTCCGCGGTGTCATAGGCCTCGGCCTCAAACACCGGCTCGGCCGCGGCCTCGACGCGCAGGCCACCTTTCATGAGGGCCTCCTCGCCATAGGTGTCGACGACATGTCGCCGCAGGTGCTCGCCATAGTAGGGGAGCTTGTCGCCAAAAACGTCGCGAAAAGGCCGTAACGCCAACGGCTCGTTTTCGGCGGCTAGGGCCTGTTCCTTGGTGATATAGCCGTAACGCGCCATCGCCGCCAATACTTGCGCGCGCCGTGCGAGGGCGCGCTTGGTGTCGCGTAGCGGCGAATATTTATTTGGCGCCTGCGGCAGCCCGGCGAGCAAGGCCATCTCGCCCAGCGACAGCTCGGCGAGCGATTTTTGAAAGTAGCGCTTGGCCGCCGCGCCGACGCCCCACGCACCCGCGCCAAAATAGATGTGATTGAGATAAACCGACAAGATGGTTTTTTTGGAGTAGCGCGCCTCGAGCTGCCGCGCCCAGATCGCTTCCTTGGCCTTGCGCAAAATAGATTTCTCGCTGCCAAGGAACTGTTTGGCAACCTGCTGCGTGATGGTCGAGCCGCCTTGAGAGAAATCGCGGGCGGTTAGATTGGCGGCAATCGCGCGCAGAATGCCTTTGACGTAGAGGCCCCCATGTTCGTAAAAGCGATGGTCTTCGATCGCGATCACGGCTTGCTGGAGCGGCAACGGCACCTCCGCCAGCGGCACGATCTCGCGCCATTCTTGCGAGAATTCGCCGATCAAGGTGCCGTCGGCGGCGACGATGCGCGTCGCGGCCGCGGCGGTGCGGGCGTACTTGGTAAAATCAGGTATCGGCGGCACATTGCGCGTGAGGTGGCGAATGCCGATCGCGCTGCCACCTATTGTCAGCGCTACCAATGCGCAGGCCGCAAAGACATAAAACCGCAGCAGCCAGTACAGCACGCCACCGTCACTGACATTTGCCACGACGACGCGGACGGCCGCACCGCCGGCAGCGTTATCGGCTTTCGGCCCTGGCGGCGCGTCGGTGCTCACGGTCGGCGTAGTCTAGCCAATATTACGCGCCTACGGCACTAGTGCCGTGTCCCAAATAACATGAGCCACCCTGCTAGGTCTGACGCCCGATGCCTGCGTTGCTCGTCGGTCGTTTGGAACCACCAAACTCCACTCCTCGCGCCTTGGCCTCGGACGTCATCCCGGCGCAGCCTGGCTCATAACATCTGGGACACGGCACTAGCGGCCCGTTGCATTTTCCTGATCGCCTTGTGTTTTCGCGAATAAACCGCCGCCAGGTCGAGCCCAAGCGTCACGGCCACCAACTCGCTGTCGCCGTCGGCGACCAGCAAGCTCTCGATTACCTGCGCCTCGCCCTGGGACAGGCAGCCGCGCAGACGCCGCAGCTCCTGTCTCCCGGCTACGACGTCATGGCAAGAGTCCGTGGGCGGCAGTGCGCTGGCGTCGTCGCACCCCCGCAAGGATATGCGCGCGCGACGGCGGCGTTGGCTGTCTCTAGCCGCGTTGCGTGCAATCGCCGCCAGGTAGGTCGCAAACGCGGCGCGTGCAGGGTCGTAGTGGCGCAGCCGCCGAAAATCATCGTCACACAGCATGACGAAAATATCGGCAATGAGTTCGTCGTTGGCGTCGTCCCATAGCGCGCCAACGGTGGCGCGGATGTGTCGTCTAAGCGGACCCTGGTAGTCATGCCACAGGACTCGCCAAGCCGCGGCATCATTGGCTAGCAAGCGCGTCACAAAAATATAATCGCGTTGGCGCGCGGCGGCGCTGGTGGACGTTAGCCGTTGGCGTTGGACGAGGGCAGCCGTGGTTGTGATTTTTTCGGGCATGCCCTGGTATCGGCGCGGCCGCGGGCGTGTTGCGCGATTTTTCGATCACGCCTGGCCGCTTAGGCTTTCGCGATGGCGTCGTGCCAGCGACGCAAGTGGCTCGCCACCTCGGGCGCCGGCATGCTCGGCGAAAAGCGCCGCGCCTCGCGCCAAGCATGCGCCACCTCGTCCTTGCTCTTCCACAGGCCGACGCCGAGTCCGGCGAGGACCGCGGCGCCAAGCGCGGTGGTCTCGAGCATGGCTGGGCGAGAAATCGTCACCCCGAGCACGTCGGCCTGAAATTGCATCAGCAAATCGTTGGCCGCGGCGCCGCCATCAACGCGCAAGAGCGACAGCTCCAGGCCGGCGTCCGTGCTCATCGCGCGCAGGATATCGACGTTTTGCAGCGCCATGCCCTCGAGCGTCGCGCGTGCGATGTGGGCCCTGGTCGTGCCGCGCGTTAGGCCCGAAATGAGGCCGCGTGCCTCGGGTCGCCAATGCGGCGCGCCGAGTCCAGCAAAAGCCGGCACCACGACAACGCCCCCCGAATCGGGCACCGCTGCCGCGAGCGCCTCGACCTCAGCGGCGCTGGAAAAAAAGCCTAGGCCATCGCGCAGCCATTGCACGGCGGCACCCGCAATGAACGCCGAGCCCTCAAGCGCATAGGTGACCGACTCGCCCGCAAGCTGCCACGCCACCGTGGTTAGCAGGCCAGCCTTGGACGCCACCGCCGTATGGCCGGTATTGAGCAGAATGAACGCCCCGGTGCCATACGTGCATTTTGCGGCGCCAGGGACAAAGCACGCCTGACCAAACAGCGCGGCCTGTTGATCGCCCGCGATGCCCGCGATGGGGATGCCATCGGGCAACCCCGGCAGGCCCACCGTGGCGCCGAAAACGTGCGACGATGGCAACACCGTTGGCAGCAGCTTGCGCGGCACGCCAAAGAGCGCGAGCAGCTCGTCGCTAAACGCCTGCGCGTGAAGATCAAATAACAGCGTGCGCGAGGCGTTGGTAACATCCGTGACGTGCAGCGCGCCCTTGCTTAGCCGCGACACCAAGAAGCTATCAATCGTGCCAAACGCCAAATCGCCGGCCTCGGCGCGCCCGCGCAGCCCGGCGTGATCGAGCATCCACGCGATCTTGGTCGCCGAAAAATACGGATCGAGCGTGAGCCCGGTGCGCTGTCGCACCATCGCCTCGTGGCCGGCGTTCTTGAGCTCCGCGCACATCGCGGTGGTGCGCCGGTCTTGCCACACGATGGCGTTGTGCACCGGCCGCCCCGAGGCGCGCTCCCACAGCACGCTGGTCTCGCGTTGGTTGGTGATCCCAAGCGCCGCGATCGCGCCCGGATCAATCTGCGACGCGCCGAGCGCGCGCCCAAGCGCGACCAGCACCGACTGCCAAATATCTTCCGGATCGTGTTCGACCCAGCCGGGCTGCGGATAGAGCTGCCGGAACTCGCTGTAGCCGCGGCCGCGCACTTGCAACGCCTCATCGATGACGAGCACGGTGCTGCCGGTGGTGCCTTGATCAATCGCTAGTACATATCTCATAGCTTAGTAGGTGCTTATCACACACAAGGCGCGCCGGTCCGCCAAAAGCTCGTCGGATCTGCGACGCGAGTTGGCAGCCGCGTTGACAGCGACATGTCGGCGACGACAACATATTAGACGAGCGATACGTGGCAGCCAACGAGTGGAAAACCCGGGTTACGAAGGTACAGCCGGTCAAGACGACGCCCGAGGTCGGCGAGGCCTGCCTAGTGCTCATCTACCCGCCGGGCCCCGACATGGGCCGCCGCTTCGTGCTCGGGCGCGACGAGATTACGCTCGGGCGCGGGCCCGATTGCGATATTCAGGTCGATCGCGATTCGGTGTCGCGCCGCCACGCCCGGGTGTTTCGCGTCAACGAACAGTGGATGGGCGAGGACCTCGGCAGCACCAACGGCTCATATGTCAACGACACGCCGATCACGCGCGCGCTGCTGCGCGATGGCGATTTCCTCAAGATCGGCTCGGTGATTTTTAAGTTTCTCACCGGCGTCGGCGTCGAGGCCGCCTACCACGAAGAAATTTACCGGATGACCATCATCGACGCGTTGACCGGCGCGTACAACAAGCGCTACTTCGTCGAGTTTCTCGAACGCGAGGCGGCGCGCTGTTCGCGCTATCGCCGGCCGCTTTCGGTGATCATGTGCGACATCGACAATTTCAAACAGGTCAACGATCGCTTTGGCCACCTCACCGGTGACTACGTCATTAAGGAGACCTCGCGTCGCCTGCTCGGCCGCGTGCGCCGCGAAGAATTGCTAGCTCGCTATGGCGGCGAAGAATTCGTCGCCGTGCT containing:
- a CDS encoding glycosyltransferase → MRIGVITSSFPRWHGDVAGMFVQAHVRWLEAQGHVVDVIALPRKSAAIGIPDAFEAHLALPAVARAALMTRDVAGLARGTATMMRQAWRAAPRWDAICAHWLVPAATVGALAAWRARGARGVPFLAIAHGGDVALLARSGLLPAALARLVALEARIAWVSTPLRDQALAACGPDLRAIVSARSIVSAMGVDGDRFAAIAARRAGNAVVAAREPLGDRPFRLLVVARLVAVKGVDQLFATLRDVARPCELTIVGDGPLRSALQGQADSLHASAPQHRVLFRGALDGGALDDEYAVTDAVVLPSRVATATSRGEGMPVVALEALTAGIPLIHSGSGGLAGLSADPKLAAQAYQVVLHDPASMSQAIETIAHGIAGPPVTSTRVRCSGAVVQVATLRADLGWDAVGPALWSHWHA
- a CDS encoding glycosyltransferase family 2 protein, with protein sequence MFLGAKIAVVMPAYNEADKIAAAIAAVPALVDVLVVIDDASRDDTASCAAMAPHQVGVCEVISHAQNGGVGASLSTGYAQVLARHPDVDVIAVMAGDGQMHGDDLPSLLAPVVEGVADYAKGNRFEGDAVWREMPRTRQVGNIVLSLATRAAVGYDVFDSQCGYTAISRRMLQRLPIAQLYPRYGYPGDLLGLLAARRARVVDVPVRPVYGQNWRSGISPKAALHPLPFLLARAAVRARAPWRRGVR
- a CDS encoding single-stranded DNA-binding protein, encoding MAGVNKVILVGHLGADPELRYTPSGQGVCELRLATSESWNDKNGQKQERTEWHRVVVWGKRAEICSKYLNKGRQVFVEGRLQTRSYDDKEGHKRYTTEIIANDVQFLGGGKGEGGGARPAGAATDAPPANEDMGAFGGYNGGTPDDDIPF
- a CDS encoding FtsQ-type POTRA domain-containing protein; this encodes MLPATLATLALVALGGALFSGYRFLRTSPRFAIARFEVHGTNHMAEADVVAVAGVSLGGNIFALDVEGVEQRLERLPWVRQASVSRQLPDTLEIEVTERVAVAAVNADGLYLVDADGRLFKRGDTKTGELMGLPVISGLDRAAFGDDEDVAAAAIARACALLARWNQLASARAAHAVIGEVRIEHDDAYTLYTRAGGIALHVGVIDAEQVEAMLAKFTASYEAVAPGERAAVRALYLDNQTRTNYVTVAFAK
- a CDS encoding transglycosylase domain-containing protein yields the protein MSTDAPPGPKADNAAGGAAVRVVVANVSDGGVLYWLLRFYVFAACALVALTIGGSAIGIRHLTRNVPPIPDFTKYARTAAAATRIVAADGTLIGEFSQEWREIVPLAEVPLPLQQAVIAIEDHRFYEHGGLYVKGILRAIAANLTARDFSQGGSTITQQVAKQFLGSEKSILRKAKEAIWARQLEARYSKKTILSVYLNHIYFGAGAWGVGAAAKRYFQKSLAELSLGEMALLAGLPQAPNKYSPLRDTKRALARRAQVLAAMARYGYITKEQALAAENEPLALRPFRDVFGDKLPYYGEHLRRHVVDTYGEEALMKGGLRVEAAAEPVFEAEAYDTAEFGARRQDKRQGWRGPEAKLTPAATKEFVGRQTALYGEGELELGRRYLALVESVAPSVAQLRIGPRVVTLPLRNMAWAAKWSEREAVNDRVISSVASALRVGDVVWVQRETHQRGKYREWHVPDGSNPQWKPAQDEAAWDAANANVVTLEQPPYPQTAIFSADHQTGYVAAMVGGSDFSRSVFNRAYQACRQPGSTYKPIYYSLAMEEGYGFDTMLNDVPVAQVDPVTGEVWIPLNLHGTIDHEVTLEYALVFSKNIPSVDIFSKLGAKEVEAWARKLGFTSEIIADKALALGASCTYLHEMVHAFALFARNGRALKWVFARRVLDNQGNAIEDHTVVADPYLRGSERLDRMAAVGGAPAVQAIPARAAYLTSKLLAQVVSRGFSTVVRQTGIPAAGKTGTSSDTMDVSFIAYTSRFITAVWVGDDERRRPLGLDDAAYLIAVPLWARFTYATSAGFPNAEIPWQVPPGVKATDRGEHSKGQRGAPSNLVYTHGVKLRDLQVDPATLPRR
- a CDS encoding sigma-70 family RNA polymerase sigma factor — protein: MPEKITTTAALVQRQRLTSTSAAARQRDYIFVTRLLANDAAAWRVLWHDYQGPLRRHIRATVGALWDDANDELIADIFVMLCDDDFRRLRHYDPARAAFATYLAAIARNAARDSQRRRRARISLRGCDDASALPPTDSCHDVVAGRQELRRLRGCLSQGEAQVIESLLVADGDSELVAVTLGLDLAAVYSRKHKAIRKMQRAASAVSQML